In Leishmania braziliensis MHOM/BR/75/M2904 complete genome, chromosome 27, the DNA window ctctctctttccccgtaGGTACCCCCCGCTTcctcttgtgctgctgctgcaccgacaTGTGACAGCGCATGCAGACTCATCTTAtcctcttccccacaccTGCAGTCCGCCTGCGTGTGGCGCTATCTGGCGCACTCAGCACATCCTCCGTCGGTGtcgtctctcttgttttgctGAAGCATCCCGTGTTGTGCCCTCCGCTGGTGTGCAACCTATCCGCGCTcatggggtggtggtggggcgacTCCATTGTGCCTCCCTCGGCAGTGTTGTACCCCGTCTTCTTTGCCGTTTCGCACCCGCTCTGCAGCACGAACCCACAAGTGGCTCtcgcgctttctctttccccgcctcgttctcctccgTGCCACTCGTCTCTCTACACTGCGGCCTCTTCTTGCGACGACCacgccacagccaccacccacaGGCACGCTTGGGCTTTGTGTGTCTCGTACACTCCCCGCCTTCTCGCGGTTAATCCCCGGcacgtctcgctctctcctgtgACGCTGTGCAGCGCCTGCCATCGTTTTCTGCTCCCGTCAGTgtgtgccgcctctgcctctccaccAGTGCCGCCATGTCCGTCAAcccgctgcttcagcagagCCGTCTGCCGCACCAAAATACCCACCCTTTGACAGGGTGAAGGTGGAGCACTACGCGCCCGCCTTCGAGCAGGGCATGGCGGAGCAGATGGCGGAGATCGAGGCGATCAAGGCCAACCCCGACACGCCCACCTTCGAGAACACCGTTGTGGCACTCGAGGAGAGCGGGGCGCTGCTtacgcgcgcacacgtgagCCCAGAGATGCAAAAGCTCGAGCAGGCCTACGCACCAAAGTTCTCcgcccacacgcaccggGTCTACCTCGACAGCGCCTTGTAGAGCCGCATCAGGGCCGTATACGACGAGCGTGCCCGTCTTGCTGGCGAGGACTTGCGCCTCGTGGAGCACCACGCAAAGGAGTTCCGAACGGGTGGCGCCGGCCTTGACGACGCGgtcaaggaggagctgaagcaggtGAACGAGCGCCTTGCCACTCTCGAGAGTGGCTTCGCCAAGAGGCTCATGGACACACGCAGGACCGCGTCGCTGATCGtggctgacgctgctgagctgGAGGGCCTCAGCGAGGACGAGATCGCGACGgcacagaaagaggcggagagccTCGGCCACCCCGGCAAGCATGCGTTGGTCATTGTGAacacgacgcagcagccgctgctcgctTCACTGAGGAACCGCGAGACGCGCGGCCGCCTGCTCGAGGCGagcgagcagcgcgccggACGTGGCGACGAGAATGGCACAACCGCCATCACGGTCgagatggcgcagctgcgcctcaggAGGGCGACGCTGCTTGGCAAGAAGAGCTTTGCGGAGTGGCAGCTCCAGAACCAGATGGCCGATCCGGCGTCTGCGGAGGCGTTGCTGCGCGACATGGgcaaagcggcagcgccaaagGCGACGAAGGAGGCCGCTGACATCCAGCAGATGATTCGCGAGGAAGGTGGCGACTTCGAGCTGGCGCCGTGGGACTGGCGCTACTACGCGGAGCGGGTGCGCAGGCAGCTGTACGATCTCGACGAGAACGAGGCGAAGCCGTACTTTGAGCTGAACAACGCCCTTGAGCGCGGCGTGTTCTACGCGGCGGAGAAGCTCTACGGCGtgacgatgcagcggcgcaccgatCTGCCGGTGTACCACCCCGATGTGATGACGCTCGAGATGTTCGACTGCACGGGCGAGTCGCTCGCCATTTTTGGCATCGACCCCTACGCGCGTGCAGGCAagcgcggtggtgcgtggATGACATTCATTGTTCGCCAGGCCTCCCTGCTTGGCCGAAAGCCAGTCGTGTACAACGTGCTGAACACTGTGAAGCCGGCGGAGGGAAGGCCGGCCTTGTTGACCCGTGACAACGTGACGACGCTCTTCCACGAGTTCGGCCACGGACTCCACGGCATGCTAAGCAACCTCCAGTACTCAACACTCTCCGGCACGAGCGTCGCCCGTGACTTCCTCGAGTTCCCATCGCAGATCAACGATCACTGGGCGATGTACGATGCCGTGCTGAAGAACTACGCGCTTCACTACGAGACCAAGGAGCCGATcccgcaggcgctggtggaCCGCATGAAGGCGGCCGAGACGTACGGTGCCGGCCTCCATACCATCGAGGTGGACAAGGCGGCGTACCTCGATCTCCACTGGCATCGtgccacggaggaggcggcaatgAGGGCCTTTGGAGTTGGGATGACcgaggtgccgccgcgctacCACAGTGGGTACTTCCTGCACATTGTCGCTGGCGGGTACGCCTCGAACTACTACGTGTACGAGTGGGCGCGGGTGTTGGACTGCGACGGGCTCGAGTGGTTCCTGGAGAGCGGTGGGCTGACGCGCGAGAACGGAGATcacctgcgcgcgcgcgtgctctcTGTGGGCAACTCGGTGGACGCCAACGTTGCGTACGAGAAGTTCGCTGGCCGCAAGGCCAACATGAAGGCGTTCCTGCGCATCAACGGTCTGCTGGGCGAGTAGGCTTGATtatgatgtgtgtgtgcgtgtgtgccgctgcgctcttcctccctcttcctcaaagtttcgccttctctccttttctgtcCTCGTCCCTGTTCGTGTCGCTTGTGTTCGCCGAACGCCTACGCCAGCGCGGATGGGTTGGAGCTAAGCGGCGAAGGTCATTTCATCGCTGCTCTCGACTCTGCGCTGTGGCCTTCTCTGTACGGC includes these proteins:
- a CDS encoding metallo-peptidase, Clan MA(E), Family M3, coding for MDTRRTASLIVADAAELEGLSEDEIATAQKEAESLGHPGKHALVIVNTTQQPLLASLRNRETRGRLLEASEQRAGRGDENGTTAITVEMAQLRLRRATLLGKKSFAEWQLQNQMADPASAEALLRDMGKAAAPKATKEAADIQQMIREEGGDFELAPWDWRYYAERVRRQLYDLDENEAKPYFELNNALERGVFYAAEKLYGVTMQRRTDLPVYHPDVMTLEMFDCTGESLAIFGIDPYARAGKRGGAWMTFIVRQASLLGRKPVVYNVLNTVKPAEGRPALLTRDNVTTLFHEFGHGLHGMLSNLQYSTLSGTSVARDFLEFPSQINDHWAMYDAVLKNYALHYETKEPIPQALVDRMKAAETYGAGLHTIEVDKAAYLDLHWHRATEEAAMRAFGVGMTEVPPRYHSGYFLHIVAGGYASNYYVYEWARVLDCDGLEWFLESGGLTRENGDHLRARVLSVGNSVDANVAYEKFAGRKANMKAFLRINGLLGE